A window from Planococcus maritimus encodes these proteins:
- the mgtE gene encoding magnesium transporter translates to MTENEITLALIQSLKEGRTQDFQHILDELQPYDIAVQYRHLPEKHRERFLLHLTVRQLTALMQELHRNDQVRLLERMPISQSTQVLDLMDNDDLVSLLSDLEPTMIEELLSRMDSEESSYIQKTMSYPPETAGRIMNNRYVWIPRHYTIREAIDKIRDFAEIAEYLNYLYVVDGDKKLLGVVSYKDLILGELDEQIDDVMYTRVVKVDALTDQEEAADIIGRYDFITLPVVDTENRLLGIITVDDVIDVVLQEANEDIEKLSASGKSIDFETPPFVAAYRRLPWLILLLFIGLISGGIISRFESTLQTVVALTFFMPMIAGMTGNTGTQSLAVVVRGLVGQKPDKKATIKLILRELLVGIIIGVTCALLIMLIAYIWQGSIVLGLVVGSSLLLTLIIGTLAGTIIPLTLYRLKIDPAVASGPLITTINDIFSLLIYFGLASLFISRLM, encoded by the coding sequence ATGACAGAAAATGAAATCACCTTAGCTTTAATCCAATCGTTAAAAGAGGGCCGAACGCAAGACTTCCAGCACATACTCGATGAGCTGCAGCCTTACGACATCGCCGTTCAATACCGCCACTTGCCAGAAAAACACCGCGAACGCTTCTTGCTTCATCTGACCGTCCGCCAATTGACTGCGCTCATGCAAGAGCTTCATCGAAACGATCAAGTCCGTTTGCTTGAGCGGATGCCAATCAGCCAATCGACCCAAGTGCTCGATTTGATGGATAATGACGATCTTGTTTCCTTATTGTCTGACCTGGAACCAACGATGATCGAAGAACTCCTATCGCGCATGGACAGCGAGGAATCTTCCTACATTCAAAAAACTATGAGTTATCCCCCAGAAACCGCTGGGCGCATCATGAATAACCGCTATGTCTGGATTCCGCGCCATTACACCATTCGTGAAGCGATTGATAAAATTCGCGATTTCGCGGAAATTGCCGAGTACTTGAACTATCTGTACGTCGTCGATGGCGACAAGAAATTGCTTGGGGTCGTTTCCTATAAAGATTTGATCCTCGGCGAACTCGATGAACAAATCGACGACGTCATGTACACGCGTGTTGTTAAGGTCGATGCCTTAACCGACCAGGAAGAAGCGGCCGACATTATTGGCCGCTACGACTTTATCACTTTGCCAGTTGTAGATACGGAAAACCGGCTGCTCGGCATCATTACCGTCGATGATGTCATTGATGTTGTGCTGCAAGAAGCGAATGAAGACATCGAAAAGCTTTCCGCATCCGGTAAATCCATCGATTTTGAGACGCCGCCGTTTGTCGCGGCCTATCGGCGTTTGCCTTGGCTGATTTTACTGTTGTTCATCGGACTCATCTCCGGTGGCATCATCAGCCGCTTTGAAAGCACCTTACAGACGGTTGTCGCTTTGACGTTCTTCATGCCAATGATTGCCGGCATGACCGGGAACACCGGCACTCAGTCGCTTGCCGTCGTCGTACGCGGCCTAGTCGGTCAAAAGCCAGACAAAAAAGCCACGATCAAACTCATTTTGCGGGAGTTATTGGTCGGCATCATCATCGGTGTCACCTGCGCCCTGTTGATTATGCTCATTGCGTATATCTGGCAAGGCAGTATAGTACTAGGGCTTGTCGTCGGCAGTTCGTTGCTATTGACCTTAATCATCGGGACACTAGCGGGCACCATCATTCCGCTGACCCTATACCGCTTGAAAATAGATCCGGCAGTTGCATCTGGACCGTTGATCACCACCATCAACGATATTTTCTCCCTACTCATCTATTTCGGACTCGCCTCGCTGTTCATCTCTCGTTTGATGTGA
- a CDS encoding DUF4395 domain-containing protein, translated as MTIPKPLVQLNQVFLVATVLAGLIFHISFLLMPFAIGAVTLVTKKNPLISYSRRFLRNPPNSYPQEDRDQQLFNQWIATVCLGLALVFFAAELPIIATVFGAMVIVAAGVALMGYCIGCTVRYQLMMWKHRRAKTNY; from the coding sequence ATGACCATCCCAAAACCACTTGTCCAACTCAATCAAGTCTTTCTCGTCGCCACAGTCCTAGCTGGCCTCATTTTCCATATATCTTTCTTACTCATGCCCTTCGCCATCGGGGCCGTCACTTTGGTCACAAAGAAAAATCCGCTCATTTCATACAGCCGCCGCTTTTTGCGAAATCCCCCGAATAGCTATCCGCAAGAAGACCGCGACCAGCAATTATTCAACCAATGGATCGCAACTGTCTGCCTCGGGCTCGCGCTCGTTTTTTTCGCAGCTGAGCTTCCAATTATCGCTACTGTATTCGGAGCGATGGTCATTGTCGCGGCTGGTGTCGCGCTCATGGGCTATTGCATCGGCTGCACCGTGCGCTACCAGCTCATGATGTGGAAACACCGCCGGGCGAAAACGAATTATTGA
- a CDS encoding glutamate-5-semialdehyde dehydrogenase — protein MTEVLQKEAHLETELVQKAKLAKAAAGELAKADTTLKDKALELISQQLMAEKAFILKENLKDIEAGRANGMSESLVDRLKLDEERLADMADALIQLTKLTDPVGEVLEHWQQPNGLDMSKVRVPLGVVGMIYEARPNVTVDASSLCLKTGNAVVLRGSSTAIHSNTAIVAVIHRALEQSELPVDSVQLLEDTSREAASAMFKLNDYLDVLIPRGGANLIKTVVQNSTVPVLETGAGNCHVYIDETADKDMAINIALNAKTQRPSVCNSCETILVHEKWAEQHLPELIEALQAKDVKIHGDEAAQQAGSDIIPAQEADWGTEYLAYELALKTVASVDEVVQHINQYGTKHSEAIISEHAESVQQFFTEVDAAAVYHNASTRFTDGFEFGFGAEIGISTQKLHARGPMGLPALTSTKYIIKGNGQIK, from the coding sequence ATGACAGAAGTTCTTCAAAAGGAAGCACATTTGGAGACAGAACTGGTACAAAAAGCGAAACTAGCGAAAGCGGCAGCGGGGGAACTCGCTAAAGCCGACACCACCCTGAAAGATAAAGCATTAGAACTCATCTCCCAGCAATTAATGGCTGAAAAAGCGTTTATCTTGAAAGAAAACTTGAAAGACATTGAAGCGGGACGTGCGAATGGCATGAGTGAATCGCTCGTTGACCGCCTCAAGCTCGATGAAGAGCGCTTAGCAGATATGGCGGATGCGCTGATCCAATTGACCAAACTGACCGACCCGGTCGGCGAAGTGCTTGAGCATTGGCAACAGCCGAATGGTCTCGATATGAGCAAAGTACGCGTACCGCTTGGCGTGGTGGGCATGATTTATGAAGCCCGCCCGAACGTCACAGTAGATGCGTCGAGCCTGTGCTTGAAAACCGGCAACGCGGTCGTCCTGCGCGGCAGTTCAACAGCGATTCACTCGAACACGGCGATTGTAGCGGTCATTCACCGCGCGCTTGAACAAAGCGAATTGCCAGTGGATTCGGTGCAATTGCTCGAAGATACGAGCCGTGAAGCAGCATCTGCCATGTTCAAGCTGAACGATTATTTGGATGTGTTAATTCCGCGCGGCGGCGCCAACTTGATCAAGACGGTCGTCCAGAATTCGACCGTGCCGGTACTTGAGACAGGCGCAGGCAATTGCCACGTCTATATCGATGAAACGGCAGACAAGGACATGGCGATCAATATCGCATTGAATGCGAAAACTCAGCGTCCATCCGTCTGCAACTCGTGCGAAACCATTCTCGTTCACGAGAAATGGGCCGAGCAGCATCTGCCGGAATTGATTGAAGCCTTGCAGGCAAAAGACGTGAAAATCCACGGTGATGAAGCTGCGCAGCAAGCAGGCAGCGACATCATTCCGGCACAAGAAGCTGATTGGGGCACTGAGTATTTGGCTTATGAACTCGCGCTGAAAACGGTAGCTAGCGTAGATGAAGTGGTCCAGCATATCAATCAGTACGGAACGAAGCATTCTGAGGCGATCATTTCGGAACATGCGGAAAGCGTCCAGCAATTCTTCACAGAAGTGGATGCGGCAGCGGTCTACCATAACGCGTCGACGCGTTTTACCGACGGCTTTGAATTCGGCTTCGGCGCCGAAATCGGCATCAGTACGCAAAAGCTTCATGCACGCGGACCGATGGGCTTGCCCGCACTGACGTCAACGAAATACATCATTAAAGGCAACGGCCAAATAAAATAA
- the proB gene encoding glutamate 5-kinase, translating into MKIGSSSLTDSHGKLSITKLREHVGALARLKEAGHDVILISSGAVAAGCTSMGYLSRPDTVVDKQSAAAVGQSLLAQAYATEFKNFDIVSAQLLLTKDLYQKADDTISKLLERGMMPVINENDSVAVEELTFGDNDMLSALVSGLVRADQLIILTDINGIYADNPKTNPAAERYTHLKDIPDELMEAASGAGSDVGTGGMKTKVEAAKTAHNFGVDVFIGTGEGDEKLVEIMNGNGDGTYIAKPVKELA; encoded by the coding sequence GTGAAAATAGGAAGCAGCTCATTGACGGACAGCCACGGTAAATTGTCCATCACCAAGTTGCGTGAACACGTGGGGGCATTGGCTCGCTTGAAAGAAGCAGGTCATGATGTCATCTTGATCTCATCTGGCGCAGTTGCAGCTGGCTGCACAAGCATGGGGTATTTATCCCGTCCAGATACAGTAGTAGACAAGCAATCAGCAGCAGCCGTAGGGCAAAGCTTGCTCGCGCAGGCGTACGCAACGGAATTCAAGAATTTCGACATCGTCTCTGCACAATTGCTACTAACAAAAGACTTGTATCAAAAAGCAGACGATACCATTTCAAAATTATTAGAACGCGGCATGATGCCGGTCATCAACGAAAACGATTCAGTGGCAGTGGAGGAATTGACCTTCGGCGACAACGATATGCTATCGGCCCTTGTCAGCGGGCTGGTCCGTGCAGACCAATTGATCATTCTGACGGACATCAACGGCATCTATGCAGATAATCCAAAAACCAACCCAGCCGCTGAACGATATACCCACCTGAAAGATATTCCGGATGAGTTAATGGAAGCGGCATCGGGCGCTGGGTCAGATGTAGGGACGGGCGGTATGAAAACGAAAGTGGAAGCCGCCAAAACAGCGCACAACTTCGGCGTCGACGTATTTATCGGCACAGGAGAAGGCGACGAAAAATTGGTTGAGATCATGAATGGCAACGGCGACGGGACGTATATCGCAAAACCCGTTAAAGAATTAGCGTAA
- a CDS encoding DUF4352 domain-containing protein gives MKARLAWLLVPIALLCGCQSETTQGTATAASLAEAPDYTEQYVESPQVSDDRRLQEPGQKVRDAKGGLELLAANMKPQTVRIGDIELTIHETKLLQYTPDYSLIDFYHAYTHEQEFELVKFFVEIHNTSSEEVNFAPVALIETASGEVKTWQDDVYLESLNEGLKPGEEKLGNVGFIVAGGAQKLQLTTSKLFASDGELLAPAQTITIQLN, from the coding sequence ATGAAAGCGAGATTAGCATGGTTGCTTGTCCCAATAGCATTATTATGCGGCTGCCAAAGCGAGACAACGCAAGGGACCGCGACCGCTGCCTCCTTAGCGGAAGCGCCTGACTACACGGAACAATATGTCGAGAGCCCACAAGTGAGCGATGACCGCCGCTTGCAGGAGCCAGGCCAAAAAGTACGAGATGCCAAAGGCGGTTTGGAACTTTTGGCGGCCAATATGAAGCCGCAGACAGTGCGCATTGGCGATATTGAGCTGACCATCCATGAAACGAAGCTGCTGCAGTACACACCAGATTATAGTTTGATTGATTTTTATCATGCCTATACGCATGAGCAGGAATTCGAGCTGGTGAAGTTCTTTGTCGAAATCCATAACACATCATCTGAAGAGGTGAACTTCGCGCCTGTGGCTTTAATTGAGACAGCGAGCGGCGAAGTGAAAACTTGGCAAGACGATGTCTATTTGGAGTCGTTGAATGAAGGGCTGAAACCTGGAGAAGAGAAATTAGGGAATGTAGGCTTTATCGTAGCAGGTGGCGCGCAAAAGCTGCAATTGACTACCAGTAAGCTGTTCGCTTCAGACGGAGAGCTGCTTGCCCCCGCACAGACCATCACAATCCAGCTCAATTAA
- a CDS encoding alkaline phosphatase has translation MTRKTIKKLFPAAVVAAVAVTSFTPTMPAEAHGNGKADVHKEHKNPGNGKDKGKEKEKNKDKDAPKNVIFLIGDGVGTSYTSAYRYLQDDPSARFADEMSFDSYLVGQQMTYPEDAHQNITDSASAATAMAAGIKTYNNAIAVDNDESEVKTVLEAAKEQGKATGLVASSEITHATPASFGAHDISRRNMNAIADDYFDERIDGEHKIDVLLGGGTKLFDRTDRDLTDEFQESGYGYVTSKEELFANDNGQVLGLFAEGGLPKMIDREATVPSLEDMTRSAIDRLEQDEDGFFLMVEGSQVDWAGHDNDIVAAMSEMEDYDRAFQAAIEFAKQDENTLVVATADHSTGGFSIGADGIYNWFAEPILAAQRTPDFMAAEITEGAGVEETLERYIDLELTGEEIASVKKAADEGEYLDIDNAIERIFDKRSHTGWTTGGHTGEDVPVYAYGPASQKFAGNLNNTDHAGIIFDLMGADVTIDDK, from the coding sequence ATGACCCGAAAAACGATAAAAAAACTCTTTCCAGCCGCTGTGGTGGCAGCAGTCGCCGTGACGAGCTTTACCCCAACCATGCCAGCTGAAGCGCATGGAAACGGCAAAGCCGATGTACATAAAGAACACAAGAACCCTGGAAATGGGAAAGATAAAGGAAAAGAAAAAGAGAAAAACAAAGATAAAGACGCACCGAAAAACGTCATTTTCCTAATCGGCGATGGTGTCGGGACATCTTATACATCCGCTTATCGCTATTTACAGGACGATCCATCTGCGCGCTTTGCGGATGAAATGTCGTTCGACTCCTATTTGGTCGGACAGCAAATGACTTATCCGGAAGACGCACACCAAAACATTACCGACTCGGCATCCGCCGCGACCGCTATGGCGGCGGGCATCAAAACGTACAACAATGCGATTGCAGTCGACAACGACGAATCGGAAGTGAAAACGGTTCTAGAAGCGGCAAAGGAGCAAGGCAAAGCGACAGGACTCGTGGCAAGCTCTGAAATCACACACGCAACACCGGCGTCATTCGGAGCACACGATATCAGCCGCCGCAATATGAACGCCATTGCCGATGATTATTTTGACGAGCGCATCGATGGCGAACACAAAATCGATGTCTTGCTTGGCGGAGGTACGAAGCTATTTGATCGCACAGACCGCGATTTAACGGATGAATTCCAGGAATCCGGCTATGGCTATGTCACGTCCAAAGAAGAATTGTTCGCAAATGACAACGGACAAGTGCTCGGCTTGTTCGCAGAAGGCGGTTTGCCGAAAATGATTGACCGCGAAGCTACTGTGCCGTCTCTAGAAGATATGACACGTTCAGCCATCGATCGCTTGGAGCAAGACGAAGACGGATTTTTCCTAATGGTCGAAGGCAGCCAGGTCGACTGGGCAGGGCATGATAACGACATCGTCGCAGCGATGAGCGAGATGGAAGATTATGACCGCGCATTCCAGGCGGCAATCGAATTCGCCAAGCAAGATGAAAACACATTGGTCGTAGCTACGGCTGACCATTCGACGGGTGGCTTCTCGATTGGGGCAGACGGCATCTATAATTGGTTCGCCGAGCCAATCCTTGCTGCACAGCGCACACCGGATTTTATGGCTGCTGAAATCACAGAAGGGGCCGGCGTAGAGGAAACATTGGAACGCTATATCGACTTGGAGTTAACTGGTGAAGAAATCGCTTCGGTGAAAAAAGCGGCCGACGAAGGCGAATACTTGGACATCGACAATGCCATCGAGCGCATTTTCGATAAACGATCGCATACGGGCTGGACGACAGGCGGCCACACTGGAGAAGATGTGCCGGTTTATGCGTATGGGCCAGCTAGCCAGAAATTTGCAGGAAACTTGAACAACACCGACCACGCGGGCATCATTTTCGACTTGATGGGCGCAGACGTGACAATCGACGATAAATAA
- a CDS encoding efflux RND transporter permease subunit gives MQGFVRFVLKNKFAVWLLTLIVTFAGIYSTTQMKMESIPDISIPYLIVSGVYPGAAPEQVMEEVSIPVEQAVESLEDVKAVYSSSSSNVSQIQVEYDYGVDMDEKKRELESAVSGVSLPEEVETPSIMSIGINMFPVVALSISSETESIVELTDRVQTTILPEIEKIDGLASATVTGQHVEEIHLTYDEEAMAAREVTEADIKQMIEASNIALSLGLREFEEGEEAVYIDGSVTSIEEFEELLIPVTPSEDSPEPFVALSELADVELVGKVQSISRTNGEDAIAIQIVKGQEANTVTVVNEVKDLMADLESEVDGLIVDITLDQGEPIEESVFAMVEKALFGGLIAVLIILVFLRDFRSTLIAIVSIPVSIFVALLLLNWLDITLNIMTLGAITVSIGRVIDDSIVVVENIYRRMHLKEEKLSGRKLIQSATIEMFKPILSSTLVTIAVFAPLVFVGGMVGELFLPFALTMSFALLASLAVAVSIVPAMSHSFFKKKLYGEKTESKHKEVGKMALWFRSFLEKALNHKWITSIIAVVLLAGSLALTPLIGFSFLGSQTEKMMYITYSPSAGELQEESTENIEAVEQDLLEREDIEVLQLSINDSANADMSQMMMGGGDGALLYLIFDDSISVDEFEEARTEVTDYLAGLDQSGEWGEQDMMGGGMMASSEVAYTLYSEDLDDLLDTVAQVEGAMSDVDGLEEITSDAEDPYVEHTLRIEQQEILQYGLTAGQVAMALSGGGQNEVLTTVNTDGEELEVIVQREAQQDAATFEELLETPVPTATGTMMTVGELVEVEEGTTLNTLSRSEGAYFATVSGTVTGNDVSAPSAAVQENVDELDLPAGVTVETGGVTADINETFTQLGLAMAAAIAIVYFILVVTFGGGLAPFAILFSLPFAVIGAFAGLFITGQTISVSVMMGMLMLIGIVVTNAIVLVDRVIHMEREGMTVRNALLEAGATRLRPILMTAIATIGAMIPMALSSGGGGLVSQDLAITVIGGLLSSTLLTLIVVPVVYEVLRKFQKNKSLVDRED, from the coding sequence GTGCAAGGATTCGTACGTTTTGTGCTGAAAAACAAATTTGCCGTGTGGCTGTTAACTTTAATTGTAACCTTTGCCGGCATATATTCAACAACTCAAATGAAGATGGAGTCAATTCCTGATATATCCATTCCCTATTTAATCGTTTCGGGTGTGTACCCAGGTGCTGCACCTGAACAGGTGATGGAAGAGGTCTCGATCCCTGTCGAACAGGCAGTCGAAAGCCTGGAGGACGTTAAAGCGGTTTATTCGAGTTCCTCCTCGAATGTTTCCCAAATCCAAGTCGAATACGATTACGGTGTCGATATGGATGAGAAAAAACGGGAACTCGAATCCGCAGTGAGCGGTGTGAGCTTGCCGGAGGAAGTGGAGACGCCGTCGATTATGTCGATCGGCATCAATATGTTCCCAGTCGTCGCACTGTCCATCAGCAGTGAGACCGAATCGATTGTCGAATTGACGGATCGTGTGCAAACGACGATTTTACCGGAAATCGAAAAAATCGATGGACTGGCCTCTGCGACTGTCACAGGTCAGCACGTCGAAGAAATTCATCTGACTTATGATGAGGAAGCGATGGCTGCCCGTGAAGTGACAGAAGCAGACATCAAACAAATGATCGAAGCGAGCAATATTGCTTTATCGCTCGGCCTTCGTGAATTCGAAGAAGGAGAAGAAGCGGTCTATATCGATGGATCGGTTACTTCTATTGAAGAGTTTGAAGAGTTGCTGATTCCGGTGACGCCTTCAGAAGACAGTCCTGAACCGTTTGTCGCCTTGTCGGAACTTGCCGATGTGGAACTGGTCGGGAAAGTGCAGTCGATTTCACGGACCAATGGCGAAGATGCCATTGCCATCCAAATCGTCAAAGGCCAGGAAGCCAATACGGTCACGGTCGTTAATGAAGTGAAAGACTTGATGGCGGACTTGGAAAGTGAAGTGGACGGTTTGATCGTCGACATTACGCTCGACCAAGGGGAGCCGATTGAGGAATCCGTTTTCGCGATGGTGGAAAAAGCCTTGTTCGGTGGCTTGATCGCGGTGCTCATCATTTTGGTGTTCTTGCGTGATTTCCGTTCGACGCTGATCGCAATCGTTTCGATTCCAGTGTCCATTTTTGTTGCCTTGTTGCTGCTGAACTGGCTGGATATCACATTAAACATCATGACGCTCGGTGCTATTACCGTGTCGATTGGCCGGGTCATTGATGACTCGATCGTCGTCGTCGAAAATATTTACCGGCGCATGCATTTGAAAGAAGAGAAATTATCTGGCCGTAAATTGATCCAATCGGCAACGATTGAGATGTTCAAGCCGATCTTGTCCTCAACGCTTGTCACAATTGCTGTCTTTGCACCATTGGTCTTTGTCGGCGGAATGGTCGGCGAATTGTTCTTGCCGTTCGCCTTGACGATGTCGTTTGCCCTGCTTGCTTCTTTGGCAGTGGCAGTTAGCATCGTGCCAGCGATGTCGCATAGTTTCTTCAAAAAGAAATTATATGGCGAAAAGACAGAGTCGAAGCATAAAGAAGTCGGGAAGATGGCACTGTGGTTCCGTTCATTCCTTGAAAAAGCGTTGAACCATAAGTGGATCACGTCCATTATTGCGGTCGTGCTGCTTGCGGGTTCTTTGGCACTCACGCCATTGATCGGCTTCTCGTTCCTCGGCTCGCAAACAGAGAAAATGATGTACATCACGTATTCTCCTTCAGCAGGGGAGTTGCAAGAAGAGTCTACGGAGAATATCGAAGCGGTCGAGCAGGATTTGCTTGAACGTGAAGACATCGAAGTTCTTCAATTATCCATCAATGATTCGGCCAATGCCGATATGTCCCAAATGATGATGGGCGGCGGAGACGGTGCACTCTTGTATCTGATCTTTGACGATTCAATTTCAGTTGATGAGTTCGAAGAAGCCCGCACAGAAGTCACGGACTACCTGGCAGGACTCGACCAATCTGGCGAGTGGGGCGAGCAGGACATGATGGGCGGCGGCATGATGGCATCAAGTGAAGTCGCGTACACGCTGTACAGCGAAGACTTGGATGACTTATTGGATACCGTTGCACAAGTCGAAGGCGCGATGAGCGATGTCGACGGCTTGGAAGAAATCACGTCCGATGCGGAAGACCCTTATGTGGAACATACCTTACGCATCGAACAGCAGGAAATTCTGCAGTATGGCCTAACAGCGGGGCAAGTTGCGATGGCTCTGTCCGGCGGTGGGCAAAATGAAGTGCTGACGACGGTTAACACCGACGGCGAAGAACTCGAAGTGATTGTTCAGCGTGAAGCGCAGCAAGATGCAGCGACGTTTGAAGAACTCTTGGAGACGCCAGTTCCAACAGCTACAGGCACGATGATGACCGTCGGCGAATTGGTCGAAGTGGAAGAAGGCACTACCTTAAATACCTTGAGCCGCTCGGAAGGCGCGTATTTTGCGACCGTGTCCGGCACCGTAACGGGCAATGACGTCTCTGCGCCAAGTGCAGCGGTCCAGGAAAACGTGGATGAACTAGATCTTCCGGCAGGCGTCACAGTCGAAACTGGCGGCGTCACGGCGGATATCAATGAAACCTTCACCCAGCTCGGCCTTGCGATGGCTGCGGCAATCGCCATCGTTTACTTTATCTTGGTCGTAACGTTTGGCGGCGGTCTTGCGCCATTCGCCATTCTGTTCTCGTTGCCGTTTGCGGTTATCGGCGCCTTTGCCGGCTTGTTCATCACCGGCCAAACGATTTCCGTTTCGGTCATGATGGGGATGCTCATGTTGATCGGGATCGTCGTGACAAACGCGATTGTCTTGGTCGACCGTGTCATCCATATGGAACGCGAAGGCATGACAGTGCGCAATGCCTTGCTTGAAGCGGGAGCGACGCGTCTGCGCCCGATCCTGATGACAGCAATCGCGACAATTGGCGCCATGATTCCAATGGCTCTTTCAAGCGGTGGCGGTGGACTCGTCTCTCAAGACTTGGCGATTACCGTTATTGGCGGCTTATTGTCCTCGACCTTGCTGACATTGATTGTCGTGCCGGTCGTCTATGAAGTATTGCGTAAATTCCAGAAAAATAAATCACTCGTCGATCGCGAAGACTGA
- a CDS encoding TetR/AcrR family transcriptional regulator, which yields MSKKQQILDSALQLFAEKGIEATSIQHITQEAGISKGAFYLSFPSKESLIKEIIDSFMKGIVAEIDRIVNGTQLPNEKLRLYFIAQLALLEKHADFAKIYAQEPMHALNEEIMEKLIHYDAWIDRSLLSLLDELYGEPLQDRRYDLLISIKGFVRIYSQLVLFHPYPHDIEKIAELLVEKTNVLATYSQTAYLTEDMVELSMPGPEEVTTEKKLLSVITELLEDEQHPPLIAESLSLLAEELQKETPRRAILHGLQANIYDYAPAKWLSYLLKKYEQKKSPDN from the coding sequence ATGTCAAAAAAGCAACAGATCCTGGACTCCGCACTTCAACTTTTTGCTGAAAAAGGCATTGAAGCTACGTCAATCCAGCACATTACCCAAGAAGCAGGCATTTCGAAAGGTGCCTTCTATTTATCTTTTCCTTCAAAAGAATCGTTGATCAAAGAAATCATTGATTCGTTTATGAAAGGGATTGTCGCTGAAATTGACCGCATAGTCAACGGCACGCAATTACCCAATGAAAAATTACGTCTCTACTTTATCGCCCAATTGGCATTGCTCGAAAAACATGCAGATTTCGCGAAAATCTATGCACAAGAACCGATGCATGCGTTGAACGAAGAAATTATGGAAAAGCTCATTCACTACGACGCATGGATCGACCGTTCCTTGCTATCGCTACTCGATGAGTTGTATGGTGAGCCGCTTCAAGACCGTCGCTATGACCTGCTCATTTCGATCAAAGGCTTCGTACGCATTTATTCGCAGCTGGTATTGTTTCATCCATACCCGCACGATATCGAAAAAATTGCAGAACTCCTCGTGGAAAAGACAAACGTACTGGCCACTTATTCTCAAACAGCCTATTTAACGGAAGACATGGTCGAGTTGTCGATGCCCGGCCCAGAAGAAGTAACTACGGAGAAAAAACTTCTATCGGTGATCACTGAGTTGCTAGAAGATGAGCAGCATCCGCCACTTATTGCCGAATCTCTTTCATTACTCGCTGAGGAACTCCAGAAGGAAACGCCAAGACGTGCCATCCTCCACGGCCTGCAAGCGAATATCTACGACTACGCCCCTGCCAAATGGTTATCTTACTTATTAAAGAAATACGAGCAGAAAAAAAGCCCAGACAATTGA